A single genomic interval of Musa acuminata AAA Group cultivar baxijiao chromosome BXJ3-4, Cavendish_Baxijiao_AAA, whole genome shotgun sequence harbors:
- the LOC135636655 gene encoding squamosa promoter-binding-like protein 16, whose amino-acid sequence MDWHLKIPPWNPEELGRDAELSVGSAAVGSNSGCFGLPDKSNDQAVASTTTAAASPSGPTKRARARSRSPANGASCSVDGCTADLSKCREYHRRHKVCEAHSKTPVVVVRGQEQRFCQQCSRFHLLQEFDEVKRSCRRRLDGHNKRRRKSQPDSTNSGRLFSDRQGGVSTYPLVYPTTAAESNWAGDVRRTEKRTPPQLISHHNFSISYSFGGERKQLHIFQDGETGNNATQSQLNLCAVTPYDGRSSGSRMFDCALSLLSSATSDVNLSHMVPLSDTISMVQYGGFMQHTLSQAESDVGTPTGCSMGKNAEINCHSKFQVEGEDCLDGNSQSLPSYWP is encoded by the exons ATGGATTGGCACCTCAAGATACCTCCATGGAACCCGGAAGAACTGGGCCGGGACGCCGAACTGAGCGTAGGTTCGGCGGCGGTCGGGTCGAACAGCGGTTGCTTCGGGTTGCCAGACAAGTCGAACGACCAAGCTGTTGCATcgacgacgacggcggcggcgtCTCCATCTGGTCCAACGAAGAGGGCGCGAGCGCGATCGCGATCGCCGGCAAATGGCGCGTCGTGCTCGGTCGATGGGTGCACGGCAGATCTTAGTAAGTGCAGGGAGTATCACCGGCGTCATAAGGTCTGCGAGGCGCACTCCAAGACGCCGGTGGTGGTGGTCCGCGGTCAGGAGCAGCGCTTCTGCCAGCAATGCAGCAG GTTTCATCTGCTACAAGAATTCGATGAGGTAAAGCGAAGCTGTAGGAGACGCCTTGATGGGCATAACAAGCGTCGAAGGAAGTCCCAACCAGATTCTACAAACTCGGGAAGATTGTTCTCAGATCGCCAAGGAG GGGTTTCTACATACCCTCTGGTATATCCAACTACTGCAGCAGAGTCAAACTGGGCTGGAGATGTGAGAAGAACTGAGAAGAGAACTCCTCCACAACTCATCAGCCACCATAACTTTTCCATCTCTTACAGCTTTGGCGGAGAGAGAAAGCAGCTGCATATCTTTCAGGATGGTGAAACTGGGAACAATGCCACTCAAAGTCAGCTGAATCTTTGTGCAGTCACTCCCTACGATGGCaggagcagcggcagcaggaTGTTCGAttgtgctctctctcttctgtcatcTGCGACTTCGGATGTCAACCTGAGTCATATGGTGCCACTATCTGATACGATCTCCATGGTTCAATATGGTGGTTTCATGCAGCACACCCTCTCGCAGGCAGAGAGTGATGTAGGAACACCAACTGGATGCAGTATGGGGAAGAATGCTGAGATTAACTGCCACAGCAAGTTTCAGGTTGAAGGTGAAGATTGCTTGGATGGCAACAGCCAAAGTCTTCCCTCCTATTGGCCTTAG